One genomic segment of Paenibacillus durus includes these proteins:
- a CDS encoding LytTR family DNA-binding domain-containing protein, translating to MRVLLKDGSSLEVKEEDILYFSNYKNTIFVHTKEGEFVLPTTLSDLFAAYGSRGFERLDRSNVVNMNNINDYDASRKIVLFQSGEQFATVSEANERRIQRFLAAVDKNP from the coding sequence ATGCGTGTTCTACTAAAAGACGGTTCCTCCCTTGAAGTCAAAGAGGAAGATATATTGTATTTCTCCAATTACAAGAATACAATATTCGTCCATACGAAAGAAGGCGAGTTTGTTCTCCCCACAACTTTGTCTGACCTGTTTGCCGCTTATGGAAGTCGGGGATTTGAGCGTCTTGACCGCAGCAATGTCGTCAATATGAATAATATTAACGACTACGATGCTAGTCGCAAGATTGTGCTCTTCCAATCGGGAGAACAATTCGCAACAGTTTCGGAGGCAAACGAAAGACGCATCCAAAGATTCCTGGCAGCGGTAGACAAAAACCCGTAA
- a CDS encoding phage tail domain-containing protein, which translates to MTYDVAVNGVWLSTQGASLFERKLPVLPETDDNTVKIAGTDGVIDFGGSYGARTLGLTFEITVSGADFHRTVAYLARTFNAKRGEITLEFNDMPGKYYRATYAGTLALGATGSRLIDVSLRMNDPWPTGSEVVTEFTITNSPQSVSITSAADVPAEPVITLTNTGSNTIYGFTIKNEYEIE; encoded by the coding sequence GTGACGTACGACGTTGCGGTAAACGGTGTTTGGTTATCTACGCAGGGAGCTTCACTTTTCGAACGCAAGCTCCCGGTCCTTCCGGAAACGGATGACAACACGGTTAAAATCGCGGGCACGGACGGCGTTATCGATTTCGGCGGGTCTTACGGAGCGCGGACGCTCGGCCTGACGTTCGAGATTACGGTTAGCGGCGCGGACTTTCATCGGACAGTCGCGTACCTTGCGCGTACGTTTAACGCCAAGCGCGGCGAGATTACGCTCGAATTTAACGACATGCCCGGTAAGTATTACCGCGCGACTTACGCGGGAACGCTGGCACTCGGCGCTACAGGCTCGCGGCTGATAGACGTAAGTCTGCGCATGAATGATCCGTGGCCGACCGGCAGCGAAGTCGTAACGGAATTTACGATAACGAACTCGCCGCAGTCCGTGTCGATTACGTCAGCGGCGGATGTTCCGGCGGAACCGGTAATCACGTTGACTAATACGGGGAGTAATACGATTTACGGCTTTACGATTAAGAACGAATACGAAATCGAATAA
- a CDS encoding tyrosine-type recombinase/integrase → MTKKEAKFSFVTRGKKGVKVALDKHVPQFLDSKRIEKRSPKTLEAYAQVLEQFRKWYEAGSYSEITTEVLREYIEYLTFNKTKWDDHPTSPNGEKGLSPRTVNNVIRNMRIFFNYLVRERIITYSPMNAVSYQAEEKDTFEVFTDDDVLRLLSAPNKRVYTGRRDYCMMLVLCDCGLRIKELTNLRVYDIDFKLRQIVVRAEIAKTNTTRVVPVSQRTLKELEKLIAYMDVGPGDYVWLTQFGERYLGDTFGKMLKLYANRVGVSGPRVSAHTFRHYFAVKFLRGGGDPMALARILGHTSLNMTQVYVKYTGTDLREQHDKASPVTNLIDSGNEKKRGKRRFNK, encoded by the coding sequence ATGACGAAGAAGGAAGCGAAGTTTTCGTTTGTAACGAGAGGTAAAAAAGGCGTAAAGGTGGCGCTGGACAAGCATGTCCCGCAGTTTCTTGATTCCAAGCGGATTGAGAAGCGCTCACCAAAAACGCTCGAAGCCTATGCGCAGGTACTTGAGCAGTTTCGGAAATGGTACGAAGCAGGAAGCTATAGTGAAATTACAACCGAAGTCCTGCGGGAGTATATCGAATACCTAACGTTTAACAAAACGAAATGGGACGACCATCCGACGAGTCCTAACGGTGAAAAGGGGCTATCACCGCGTACTGTTAACAACGTCATACGGAACATGCGGATTTTCTTTAATTACCTCGTAAGAGAACGTATCATCACCTATTCACCAATGAACGCGGTCAGCTACCAGGCAGAGGAAAAAGATACGTTCGAAGTATTCACTGATGACGACGTACTTCGGCTACTGAGCGCACCAAACAAACGGGTATATACGGGCCGGAGGGATTACTGCATGATGCTCGTTCTTTGCGACTGCGGTCTACGCATTAAAGAACTGACCAATCTGCGCGTGTACGATATAGACTTTAAACTACGTCAGATTGTCGTTCGCGCCGAAATCGCTAAAACGAATACTACACGCGTCGTTCCGGTATCTCAGCGAACGCTAAAGGAACTCGAAAAGCTTATCGCTTATATGGATGTGGGGCCGGGTGATTACGTTTGGTTAACGCAGTTTGGGGAGCGCTACCTCGGGGACACTTTCGGTAAAATGTTAAAGTTGTACGCTAACCGAGTCGGCGTTTCAGGCCCGCGAGTATCAGCGCACACATTTCGTCATTATTTCGCTGTAAAATTCCTGCGCGGTGGGGGTGATCCAATGGCCCTTGCGCGTATTCTCGGGCACACCTCACTAAATATGACGCAAGTTTACGTTAAATACACGGGAACGGACTTGCGCGAACAGCACGACAAGGCATCGCCAGTGACCAACTTGATTGATAGTGGAAACGAAAAGAAACGCGGTAAGCGACGGTTTAACAAATAG
- a CDS encoding LacI family DNA-binding transcriptional regulator, which yields MNITIRDVAMRANVSPATVSRVLNQSKPVSKAVREKVMRVVEELNFNPNSVARSLAMKESKLIGVVIPNIDSVFLSKFVNIIEEEFFKHNYTTLLCNTRRDDDVEKDYLRLLKDKYVDGVVLMTSHPKPHQIEFFEQEDIPVVFAGHTDTTEQFSSVNIDNYQAMYDAARYLLENGHRRIAFFGGPFIYRQAVERLSGYKQALADYGVKYEESLVFANDYDIEHGFENGIQLFQRADRPTAVCCVSDMVAVGAIKAAEMSGLRVPEDISIMGFDDIRLAKAYRPGITTIRQPIHELSVQAAEMLLKQIKHKDEYIKETRILSHEIIVRGSCMAVNG from the coding sequence ATGAATATCACGATAAGAGATGTAGCCATGAGAGCTAATGTGTCACCGGCCACCGTATCACGGGTTCTCAATCAGAGTAAACCAGTCAGCAAAGCGGTAAGGGAGAAAGTCATGAGGGTTGTGGAAGAGCTGAATTTCAATCCCAACTCTGTTGCTCGCAGTCTCGCCATGAAGGAAAGCAAGTTGATCGGTGTGGTCATTCCAAACATTGACAGTGTATTTCTTTCAAAGTTTGTAAACATCATAGAAGAGGAATTCTTTAAGCACAATTATACGACGCTGCTCTGCAATACAAGACGCGATGATGATGTTGAGAAGGATTATTTAAGGCTCTTAAAAGACAAGTATGTGGATGGTGTAGTGCTGATGACCTCTCATCCCAAGCCGCATCAAATTGAGTTTTTCGAGCAGGAAGACATTCCTGTGGTATTTGCCGGGCATACCGACACGACCGAGCAATTCTCGTCTGTGAATATTGATAATTATCAGGCTATGTATGATGCGGCCCGGTATTTGCTAGAGAACGGTCATCGAAGAATCGCTTTTTTTGGCGGCCCTTTTATCTATCGTCAAGCAGTGGAAAGGTTGTCCGGTTACAAGCAAGCGCTGGCTGACTACGGAGTCAAGTACGAAGAATCGCTTGTTTTTGCAAATGATTATGATATCGAACACGGCTTTGAGAACGGCATCCAGTTGTTCCAAAGAGCGGACAGGCCAACAGCTGTATGCTGTGTGAGTGATATGGTCGCTGTCGGCGCGATAAAGGCGGCGGAAATGAGCGGGCTCAGGGTTCCCGAAGATATTTCGATTATGGGCTTCGATGATATCCGCTTGGCGAAAGCTTACCGTCCCGGTATTACGACAATCCGGCAGCCGATTCATGAGCTCAGCGTTCAGGCGGCAGAAATGCTGCTTAAGCAAATCAAGCACAAAGATGAGTATATCAAGGAAACGAGGATTCTTTCCCATGAAATTATCGTAAGGGGGAGTTGCATGGCAGTGAATGGCTGA
- a CDS encoding helix-turn-helix transcriptional regulator, with protein MNGKEMRAIRLAYGLTQQEFSQCLGTSLSSVAMAETGKRKVTDRLRFKIARHFPLTTEVQAVIESAEQLEGS; from the coding sequence ATGAATGGAAAAGAAATGCGCGCTATTAGACTGGCTTACGGACTGACGCAGCAGGAATTTTCGCAGTGCCTTGGAACGAGCCTATCTTCGGTCGCGATGGCCGAAACGGGAAAGCGGAAGGTAACAGACAGATTGCGCTTCAAGATTGCGCGCCATTTCCCGCTTACTACGGAGGTTCAAGCGGTTATCGAGAGCGCGGAGCAACTCGAAGGGAGCTGA
- a CDS encoding DinB family protein — translation MNQRLLSEEYDESYEKYLKLVPEKGELADVLLEQSKTAFALFEGLTEEQGSYRYAPEKWSIKQLLGHLTDSDRIFAYRVLRISRGDQTPLPGYDENDFVNAAGFDSYSLEELTRQFKASRQSTLALIAAIPEEAWTRKGSSNGHPITARAQACLLIGHELHHLSIIKERYLV, via the coding sequence ATGAATCAGCGTCTGTTAAGCGAGGAATATGACGAAAGTTACGAAAAGTATCTTAAATTGGTGCCGGAAAAGGGAGAGCTTGCCGATGTGCTGCTGGAACAATCGAAGACTGCGTTCGCCTTGTTTGAAGGATTGACCGAGGAGCAGGGGAGTTACCGGTATGCCCCGGAGAAATGGAGCATCAAGCAGCTGCTAGGTCATTTGACCGACAGTGACCGGATTTTCGCCTATCGTGTGCTGCGGATATCAAGGGGAGATCAGACGCCGCTTCCCGGGTATGATGAGAATGATTTTGTGAATGCAGCCGGGTTTGATTCCTATTCGCTGGAGGAGTTGACCCGGCAATTTAAAGCCTCGCGCCAATCGACGCTGGCTTTGATTGCGGCCATTCCGGAAGAAGCGTGGACCCGCAAAGGCTCCTCGAACGGCCATCCTATTACGGCAAGGGCGCAGGCCTGCCTGCTGATCGGTCATGAGCTGCATCATCTGAGCATCATCAAGGAACGCTACCTGGTATAA
- a CDS encoding outer membrane protein assembly factor BamD codes for MKRSILALVAFILFAGCRPATEQAIPTSSPSPSTKPIITPSPSPEPSLPPDELFRSAKTELNEGKPLTARKMFYQILNSYPGTKEAKAAKSAIEFIEGISMEEKLQNLDVRKGDFPLVPSPTPEITQPTDTSDWIPVDDNAKMTMADFLSIKEGMRLYDVVKIVGGTGELLSEGYGTQVYSYEGIGDLGANAIITYTDGKVVSKAQYGLQ; via the coding sequence ATGAAACGTAGTATACTTGCGCTCGTAGCTTTCATACTCTTTGCCGGATGTAGGCCCGCCACAGAACAAGCGATACCAACGTCTAGCCCCTCCCCTTCGACAAAGCCGATTATAACTCCGTCGCCCTCGCCCGAACCTTCCCTCCCGCCTGACGAGTTATTCCGTAGTGCTAAAACCGAACTTAACGAGGGCAAGCCGTTAACCGCTCGGAAAATGTTTTATCAGATACTAAATAGTTATCCGGGGACGAAAGAGGCCAAAGCAGCAAAATCGGCCATTGAGTTTATAGAAGGAATTAGCATGGAGGAAAAATTGCAGAATTTAGATGTGCGAAAAGGTGACTTTCCTCTCGTCCCCTCTCCTACTCCTGAGATAACGCAACCGACAGATACAAGCGACTGGATACCAGTAGACGACAACGCAAAAATGACGATGGCCGACTTTTTAAGTATTAAGGAAGGGATGCGGCTATATGACGTGGTGAAAATAGTAGGCGGCACGGGCGAGCTTCTATCAGAAGGATACGGAACACAGGTATACTCTTACGAAGGCATAGGCGATTTAGGAGCTAACGCAATAATTACATATACGGACGGTAAGGTCGTTTCTAAGGCGCAGTACGGGCTTCAATAA
- a CDS encoding BhlA/UviB family holin-like peptide → MTEADVLKYFLTQGPFAVLFVWLLIYVMKTNSKREGRLQDLLDKFSDKYDVIIGELREMKERFPRGKE, encoded by the coding sequence ATGACGGAGGCTGACGTATTGAAATATTTCTTAACGCAGGGACCGTTCGCGGTCCTTTTCGTTTGGCTGCTCATCTACGTGATGAAGACGAATAGCAAACGCGAGGGACGCCTGCAGGACCTACTCGATAAGTTTAGCGATAAGTACGACGTAATCATCGGAGAGCTGCGGGAAATGAAAGAACGTTTTCCGCGCGGAAAGGAGTAA
- a CDS encoding phage tail protein, which produces MTQYLQSYDKNRQRIGVLVDAYDITRTRRINADYSLTFSVPMTSADYREKLPLKGHVMDERGQYYVINSRQRTRDGRKLTAQISCSHVMFKLADYKFPYASYIDEAYGIHITQLTALIQSVTGGRFVFSVDDTFDLVDVKDFGRGNCLEALNYVINAFGAEVDPDNFTLHLRKRTGNASAALQYRVGKNIVSSTLTDSGESLCTRLFAEMKDSRTWIGQPASILTAEERARLEAIPGAIVNGVLQVNYLVSPYASVWTSDSVPFYDDVLSEQDVTDPLKLLEAARKRLAERDVPALEVSVSAADLFKLDKTEPAPGLGDTVTLIDPDMELSGITARITELTEYPYARDQHSQVTVANVMRRDYAQIIADLEAGRRAVESVFSGGRIRAEAFEEFARLAVNEVNASKTQVKYDTRGIVLQSTADADDLVLLTSNGIVISTDGGATARTAITANGIAAEQVIGQFGNFVSMLIGSGNNVTQINTNGIAAGHSDFNSAPFRVDMQGNVTANRLTANSANIFSSNFTNGAITGSSINVGNGVFTVDSSGNMRATSGEFSGFISASSITGTNISGGTITGAAIQTATSTRKIVLNADGLRSFDGSGTRRISIDTNDGFGTQELRFYGATGGKSGVVSGSDGRLNVAASSGLLVLAGPTVVLGGEANVEDFPITHTVAVGSGVSAFDFNGVPVANFTALDALAGDVSTLSAALSNKADRSIAATNITFDPSTRNLKMFSATGAQLAIVNIPA; this is translated from the coding sequence TTGACGCAATATCTACAATCGTACGATAAAAACCGCCAGCGTATCGGCGTCCTCGTTGACGCTTACGATATCACGCGGACACGGCGGATTAATGCGGACTATTCGTTAACGTTTTCAGTGCCGATGACGTCCGCCGACTACCGCGAAAAGCTTCCGCTCAAGGGTCACGTCATGGATGAGCGCGGCCAGTATTACGTCATTAACTCGCGGCAACGGACGCGAGACGGCCGCAAGCTGACCGCTCAAATTTCGTGCTCACACGTAATGTTCAAGCTCGCGGATTACAAATTTCCGTACGCATCCTACATTGACGAAGCCTACGGCATCCATATCACGCAATTAACAGCGCTTATCCAGTCCGTAACGGGCGGGCGCTTCGTTTTCTCCGTTGACGATACGTTCGACCTCGTAGACGTCAAGGACTTCGGGCGCGGAAACTGCTTGGAGGCGCTTAACTACGTTATTAACGCGTTCGGAGCCGAAGTCGATCCGGATAACTTTACGCTGCATCTCCGTAAACGAACCGGCAACGCATCGGCGGCCCTACAGTATCGCGTCGGCAAAAATATCGTAAGCTCAACGCTCACGGACAGCGGGGAATCGCTGTGTACTCGGCTGTTCGCGGAGATGAAAGATTCGCGCACATGGATCGGTCAGCCTGCGTCGATATTGACTGCGGAGGAGCGTGCGCGGCTTGAAGCGATACCGGGCGCGATCGTTAACGGAGTCCTACAGGTGAACTACCTTGTCTCCCCGTACGCGTCCGTATGGACCAGCGATAGCGTGCCGTTTTATGACGATGTGCTTTCGGAGCAGGACGTTACCGATCCGCTGAAACTGCTCGAAGCAGCGCGGAAGAGGTTGGCCGAGCGGGATGTGCCGGCGTTGGAGGTATCCGTTAGCGCGGCGGACTTATTCAAGCTGGACAAAACGGAGCCTGCGCCGGGCCTCGGCGATACCGTTACGCTGATTGACCCGGACATGGAGCTGAGCGGAATAACCGCGCGAATAACGGAATTGACGGAGTATCCGTACGCTCGCGACCAACACTCGCAGGTAACGGTAGCTAACGTCATGCGACGGGACTATGCTCAGATTATTGCGGACTTGGAGGCGGGGCGGCGAGCGGTTGAGTCCGTATTCAGCGGCGGCCGTATCCGGGCGGAAGCGTTCGAGGAGTTTGCGCGTCTGGCCGTCAACGAAGTCAACGCAAGTAAAACGCAGGTCAAGTACGATACGCGCGGAATCGTTCTGCAATCGACGGCGGATGCGGACGACCTCGTACTCTTAACTTCGAACGGTATCGTTATCTCAACGGACGGAGGAGCAACGGCCCGTACCGCGATTACCGCGAACGGCATAGCAGCGGAACAGGTTATCGGCCAGTTCGGTAATTTCGTGTCAATGCTGATCGGCTCCGGAAACAACGTTACGCAGATCAACACGAACGGAATCGCGGCCGGACACTCGGACTTTAACAGCGCACCGTTCCGCGTTGATATGCAAGGTAACGTAACGGCGAACCGCCTGACCGCGAACTCTGCGAATATCTTCTCGTCCAACTTCACGAACGGCGCTATAACCGGCTCGTCGATTAACGTCGGTAACGGAGTCTTTACGGTGGACTCGTCCGGCAACATGCGGGCGACAAGCGGAGAGTTTAGCGGATTTATCAGCGCGTCGTCAATTACGGGTACGAACATAAGCGGCGGTACGATTACGGGTGCTGCAATTCAGACCGCTACGTCGACACGTAAAATCGTCTTGAATGCGGACGGCTTACGCTCGTTTGACGGTAGCGGAACCCGGCGCATTTCAATCGATACGAATGACGGATTCGGCACGCAGGAGCTACGCTTCTACGGAGCGACCGGCGGTAAGAGCGGCGTGGTCAGCGGAAGTGATGGCCGCCTGAATGTAGCGGCATCGTCCGGGCTCCTTGTACTCGCGGGTCCGACGGTCGTACTCGGCGGGGAAGCAAACGTAGAGGACTTCCCGATTACGCATACGGTAGCGGTCGGGTCTGGCGTTAGTGCGTTCGACTTTAACGGTGTGCCGGTCGCTAACTTTACCGCACTCGATGCGCTGGCGGGCGATGTATCGACGCTATCAGCCGCTCTTAGCAACAAGGCCGACCGCTCAATCGCAGCGACAAATATTACGTTTGACCCGTCGACACGCAACCTCAAGATGTTCAGCGCAACCGGGGCGCAGTTGGCTATCGTAAACATACCGGCGTAA
- a CDS encoding N-acetylmuramoyl-L-alanine amidase, translating to MNYRKDYIPKTTACNRRPGLAMTAQTITIHNTGNPSSSAAGERAWLANGSNTRQASFHIVIDSAEAIEAIPLNECAWHAGDGSGLRSGNRTSIGVEICESGDYAKTLDNAATLVAGMLKERGWGVDRLRRHYDWSGKVCPRLMYDGGKWTGWAEFKAKVDAILNVKEIDDDVKVDKANVKINGVKSKGGVLIDGTVYVPLREVADKLGAAIAWDNVSKTASVTTIKAKAKGAK from the coding sequence ATGAATTACCGCAAGGACTATATTCCGAAGACGACAGCGTGTAATCGGCGGCCGGGCCTCGCTATGACCGCGCAAACTATCACGATACACAACACGGGTAATCCGTCAAGTAGCGCCGCCGGCGAGCGCGCATGGTTAGCGAACGGCTCGAACACGCGGCAGGCATCGTTCCACATCGTAATCGACAGCGCAGAGGCAATCGAAGCAATTCCGCTGAATGAGTGCGCTTGGCACGCGGGCGACGGTAGCGGATTGCGCAGCGGAAACCGTACGTCGATCGGCGTTGAAATCTGCGAGAGCGGCGATTACGCGAAGACGCTCGATAACGCGGCTACGCTTGTGGCCGGTATGTTAAAAGAGCGCGGCTGGGGCGTTGACCGACTGCGCCGACACTACGATTGGTCCGGCAAAGTCTGCCCGCGCTTAATGTATGACGGCGGAAAGTGGACGGGATGGGCGGAGTTTAAGGCGAAGGTTGACGCTATATTAAATGTGAAGGAGATCGATGACGACGTGAAAGTCGATAAGGCCAACGTTAAGATTAACGGCGTGAAGTCGAAGGGTGGCGTATTGATTGACGGGACGGTGTACGTTCCGCTGCGTGAGGTTGCGGATAAGCTTGGAGCGGCTATTGCGTGGGATAACGTTAGCAAGACGGCAAGCGTAACGACAATTAAAGCGAAAGCTAAAGGAGCGAAATAA
- a CDS encoding CD1375 family protein translates to MAKVYADLIRKGYKTLDNVPAGLRDAVAGLLTEEVAQ, encoded by the coding sequence ATGGCTAAGGTGTACGCGGACTTGATCCGCAAAGGGTACAAAACGCTTGACAACGTTCCGGCTGGTCTACGCGATGCGGTAGCGGGCCTACTGACGGAGGAGGTGGCGCAATAA
- a CDS encoding phage distal tail protein, with translation MFGGAFNRLPFDRPYSVELYFALTFDIVTEVGSHMSLEFPISVAYEFTTEAAAEMVRDIPFGATYEFTTEFDAPMTRELMIAAVYDLLTEFEAGVRYTHTDAVTFSGGFAPGDKIVIDCARKTVTINGDNALYLTDGDFLALINGTNLVTYTDGEGVRSVRARITHRDKYLY, from the coding sequence ATGTTTGGTGGCGCTTTTAACCGTTTACCATTCGACCGCCCGTATTCCGTCGAACTCTATTTCGCGCTGACATTCGATATCGTGACGGAGGTTGGCTCGCACATGTCACTCGAATTTCCTATCTCGGTAGCGTACGAGTTTACAACGGAGGCAGCAGCGGAAATGGTACGCGATATTCCGTTCGGCGCCACGTACGAATTTACGACGGAATTTGATGCGCCAATGACCCGCGAGCTAATGATAGCTGCCGTCTACGATTTGCTTACGGAGTTCGAAGCGGGCGTACGCTACACCCATACGGACGCCGTTACGTTTAGCGGTGGATTCGCTCCGGGCGACAAGATCGTCATTGACTGCGCCCGCAAGACCGTCACTATCAACGGGGATAATGCGCTGTACTTGACGGATGGCGATTTCCTGGCGCTCATTAACGGAACGAATTTGGTCACGTACACAGACGGAGAGGGTGTCCGCAGTGTCCGAGCCCGCATCACTCATCGCGATAAATATCTGTACTAA
- a CDS encoding phage tail fiber protein, translating into MQISNYLSAALLNQAFRNATWTPPGTVYLALYTSDPTAADTGTEVSGGAYARQAIAFGAAAVEGGKMTVKSSADVAFPIATADWGLVTHVGLRTASTGGNLLCSQALANQRSVLVGDTPKFLAGSTLVRFAQ; encoded by the coding sequence ATGCAAATTTCGAATTACCTTAGCGCGGCTCTACTCAATCAGGCGTTCCGCAACGCAACATGGACACCGCCCGGAACTGTTTATCTGGCGCTTTACACGTCGGACCCAACAGCGGCCGACACCGGAACAGAGGTAAGCGGCGGGGCATACGCTCGGCAGGCGATAGCGTTCGGAGCCGCAGCGGTTGAAGGCGGAAAGATGACGGTAAAATCGTCGGCTGACGTGGCGTTTCCGATTGCGACGGCGGACTGGGGGCTCGTAACACACGTTGGGCTGCGGACGGCATCTACGGGCGGTAATCTACTGTGTTCGCAGGCGTTGGCGAATCAGCGCTCCGTGCTCGTGGGAGATACGCCGAAATTTCTGGCGGGATCGACGCTTGTTAGATTCGCACAATAA
- a CDS encoding accessory gene regulator ArgB-like protein — protein sequence MANKIAVAIKRANPEDTSSIEVMEYSLGIILNALLTFAVSSLIGWLLGNFEATLTFMLCFNLLRLCSGGFHLKTATACNIASTLIYSFTPYFFAVSGTILWTMNAVSLIMMILFAPNPDKNAQIPVKWFPYLKCVSILLVCFNFWIESSNMALAFFIQSLTIIPWERRL from the coding sequence TTGGCCAATAAAATCGCTGTTGCTATTAAACGAGCGAATCCAGAAGATACCAGTTCCATTGAAGTAATGGAATATTCCCTAGGCATCATTTTGAACGCTCTTCTTACTTTTGCCGTATCTTCATTGATTGGCTGGTTATTAGGCAATTTTGAAGCGACACTAACTTTTATGCTATGTTTTAACCTATTGCGATTATGTTCAGGAGGCTTTCATCTAAAGACAGCTACTGCCTGTAATATAGCCTCTACCTTGATCTATTCCTTCACTCCTTATTTTTTTGCGGTTAGCGGGACTATTCTTTGGACCATGAATGCCGTATCTCTGATTATGATGATTCTTTTTGCTCCCAATCCGGATAAAAATGCTCAAATTCCAGTAAAATGGTTCCCTTACCTTAAATGCGTTTCGATTTTGCTGGTCTGCTTCAACTTCTGGATTGAATCTTCTAATATGGCTTTAGCATTTTTCATTCAGTCTTTAACCATTATACCCTGGGAAAGGAGGTTATGA
- a CDS encoding sporulation histidine kinase inhibitor Sda yields the protein MDYHFTPSPRPSSLEMLTDEQLFNIYELAVQAKASPEFIEIIEDVLTKRRPEHCESC from the coding sequence ATGGACTATCATTTTACTCCTTCTCCGCGCCCCTCCTCACTTGAAATGTTAACCGATGAACAGCTATTTAACATCTATGAATTGGCGGTACAGGCGAAGGCATCTCCCGAATTTATAGAAATTATCGAAGACGTGCTGACAAAAAGAAGACCGGAGCACTGTGAAAGTTGCTAG